The genomic region TCAACCCGTTTTTCGATAACGCCGGCCGGCAGCTTTACACCGACGTCCTTGAATGCGTGGGTCTGATTCAGCGAAGGCAGGCTTGCGATGTAGCGCTCGACCAGCGGCTTCATGGTTGCCAGGTCGAAGCTTCCGACGAAGACAAAGGTGAATCCGCTGGCATCGGCGAAGCGTTCCTTGTAGAAGGCCAGAGATTTGTCGAGGTTCCACTTATCGACGTCGGTTGCCTTGGGCATCTGCCGGCGTGGATGGTTTCCTCCGAGGATCGTGTTCAACGTGTCAGCGAATGCGTATCCGGGCGCGGCGGTCTGATTCGCGAGGGCGATTCGCGCCTGATTCGACTGGACGGTAAATGCGTCGGCGTCGGCCCTCGGCTTCATGAACCGCAGGTACGCCAGCTGGAACATGGTTTCGAGATCTTTGCGGGACGCGTTGCCGCTGAAACCTTCGGTCGTTTCACCGATGAACGCGCCGGCCGACGCAACCTTGCCGGTCAGAGCCTTCGACAGATCGACGCGGTTGAACGGGCCGACTCCACCTGCGCTGACAAGCTGTACCGCAGTGCTGGCCGGAATGAAATCGGCGTCGCTCGCCAGCGACGTGCCGCCGGGTCTGGTCGCGCGAAAAAGGATTTCATCCTCGCGGAAGTTCGTCGGTTTGAGAATGACCTTCACGCCATTCGATAGGTCCCATTCCGTAATACCGAGAGCGCCCAGCGTCATGGTTTTTGTAACCGTTCCTGGCGACGGAAGCGGATCGAGCAGCGCGGCCGTGCTCACCGTATCGACATAGGCTTTGATGTCTTTGCCGCCGGCGCCTTTTATCACTGCAGCAATCTTCGCTTCGTCGGGAAGGGCAACACCTGTTTTTTCCGGAGCCGTGACCGTGACGATGCGGTTGGTGTCCGTGAACCACTGTTTCGCGATGGCGTTGACTTCGGCTAGCGTGATCTGCGGAACGAATTGCAGATGCAAGGCCTGCTCGCGTTCCGCCCCGGGCAGAGGCTCCGCGGTCAGGAAATTCCGGATGTACTCATCCGCGCGATCGTTCGACTCTCTGTTCTGGTCTTCGATAACCATGCGCTCGTAGGCGCGGAGCACGTCCGTCTTCTCACGGTCCAGTTCGGTTTGCGTGAATCCGAACCGCTCGACCCGATCGACTTCGGTGAGCACGGCTTCGAGTCCTTTCTCGATGCCATCGTCTTTTACCCGGGCCCCGAGATCGGCTTCGTCCTTGGTCTTCGCTACGAACGGACTGCGATCGACGGATGCCGCCAGGAACGGCGCTCCCGGTTTCTGCGTGATTTCCGCGAAGCGTTCATCCAGCATGCCGGTGAAAAGTCCATCGACGATGTCCTGGCGGTAGACGCCGACCGTGCCTTCCTGCCGGTGGGGCAGGATATTTTCAATTTCGACGCTGGTCGAAGTCAGTTCTTTATCCGACAAGATTGCATAAACAGAACCCTTGCGGTCCGGCACATCGAATGTCGGCCGCGCTTTCGGCGAGGTGGAAGCCGGAATCGCGTTGAAGTGATTCTTGATGAGATTTTCGACCGCGCCTTTGTCGAAGTCGCCGACGGCAACAACCGCCATGAGTTCGGGCCTGTACCAGTCTTTATAGAACCTCTTCAGCATGTCGACTTTGGCGTTCTGAATGATCTCCGTCTTGCCGATCGGCAGCCGGTCCGCGTAGCGCGAGTCTTTCAGAACGATCGGCAGCAGCTTGTCCTGAATGCGGGCGCCCGCGCCGCGCCGGAGCCGCCACTCTTCCATAATGACCGGGCGTTCTTTCTCGACCTCAACCGGGTCGAAGCTGACGTTGTGCGCCCAGTCTTCGAGAACCTGGATGGCTTTGTCCATGGTTTCCGGCTTGTCGGTCGGAACCTGCAGCATGTAAACGGTCTCATCGAAGCTCGTATAGGCGTTGAGGTCCGCGCCGAACCGCATTCCCAGAGATTCGATGAAGGAAATGATGTCGTTTTTGGGGAAATGTGAGGTGCCGTTGAAGGCCATGTGCTCGATGAAATGAGCGAGGCCCTGCTGATCGTCATCTTCGAGGACGGAGCCGGCCTTGACAACAAGGCGCAATTCCGCGCGTTTTTCCGGCTTTTTGTTGGCGCGAACGTAGTACGTGACGCCATTCGACAGGTGCCCGATGCTGATTGTGGGATCTACCGGAATAGGCTGGTTCAGGTCCGCCTGAGGCGCCGCGCTGAATCCGGCGGCGACGGCGAGACTGGCGAGACAAAGAACGATCAGAGGTAAGTATTTGCGGTTGGTCATTAGGCTATAAGACCACAAAAATCCGGAGGGGTCACAAAAAACTTTGGCCATCGCGTGTTTCTTGTGATTTGCGGCCTTAAAAGGGTATGAACATTCACAAAACTCAATGGGGGACAACCATGGCGAGACTGCTGCGCGTAGTGTCTTTGGGCTTCTGATCGCCTCACTGCTTTAGATCCATTCGCTGATTGCGCAACAGGGCGCAACGTTATGAAGATGGCTGCTCTCGATTACAAGAAGTTGCTCCCCGAACTGACAGCAGGTGCCGGATCTCCGCTCCGCCGACGGCGAGGCCGCTCCGGATCAACCCGTCTGCGCCGATGAGAACACCGGTGGGAGTCGAGATGCAGTCGTAGGCTTCGGAGACTTCGAATTCGCGTTGAAGCAGAACGCGGGCTGCGTCGAATCCCTTGAATTTGGCCAGATTGTCTTTCACGGCTCCACGGCTGATGATCGCGACATTCGGCGCATTCTCCGCCTGGCGGATCCAGGCGGGTAGCTCAGCCGCAACAGCGACGCATGATTCACAATACGGACTGGAGAAGATCAGCAGGATGTCCTTTCCTTCCTCCTGCAGCGATTGCAGTGTCTTCATCTCACCGTTCAGGGAGCTCAGTGCAAATTCCGGCGCCGGCGTTTCCATCGGGAGTCCGATTCCCATTGCGGGGGCTTTTTCCGGTGCGGGAGGTTGCGCGGCGGTTTCCACTTCGTCTGCATCCGCTTCCTCCGGTGATTCTTTCGCGCGGCTGTCGGGCTTGGCATGATCAATCACATAAAAGAAGCAGAACAACGCGCCGCAGGCGGCCAGGATCGCCGCTCTGCGCTGGTTGCCTTCCAACGATGCGGCCCACGTCCACAACGCCGGTCCCGCATGACCGCGTCCCGCGCTCACCACCCAGGCGCCGCACACTGCCAGTACGCCATTGCGAATCAAGGTAGATGAGCCTATCGGCGCTGAATGCAATTGGCCGAAACATCCGCAATCGGGTTTACGGCCTCGCCACAGCGCGATAGCGGCGGCTATCGTAAATATTGTTAAAAGGATCATCGACCCCCAGGCGCCGTACCAGGCGGTGGAGGCGGGAATCAACGCGGCCGCGATAAGCAATTCAAGAACTGGAAGGAACTTCGCTACAGGAGAGGCGAAGCGCGAGGGCAGGCCGAAATCAGGTAAGACCTCGCGCAATCCGGCGGGATTCACGATCTTGGCCGCGCCGGCGAAGAGAAACACCGCTGCCAGTAGGAGCCGGACAGCGATAAAACCTGCCGACATCACCAGTGCATTTTATATAACACTTCGGCTACCCGCGCGGGAAATCTGCAGATGATTTGACCTCGACGATCTGTTGGGTGTGGCGGCTGCAGTGGCTGCCGAGCAAAATCAGCCATTGGTGGCAATCGAGCGGCCCGAAGAAAGGATGAGCAACCGACCGTTGACGGAAATCTGCAGGTGCTGTCTCCAGAATCTTTGCGATCTGTCCGGGGCCGGCGACGAGACGCTCCAGAGAATCCCGCATTGATGTTCCCGTCGGGTGCGTCGGTTCGGGGGCCTGCGCCTTCCTGGATCGATCCACTAACTTGCCGCGGAGCGTTTCATCCTCGATCTTGCCGGCGGGTGAACCCGCCATGTCCGCCGGAGATACAAGCAGCTGGTCGATTCTGCCGATGACCCGCTCCTGCACCCGCGCGAGATGCTCGACAACTCCGGCCACGGACCAGCCGCCGGAAGCCGGTTTGAAATTCGCTTGAGCCTCCGAGAATCCCGCGACGGCTTCATTCAACGCGCTATAGGCCTGATCTATTTTCCCCAGTACTTCTGTCTTTTCATGTGTCGAATACATCAGATCTCCTTATTCAGCTGTGCGCTCCCTGGGTTTGCGGCGGGTTTCGCGAGCGCACCAGGGTGAGAACGACGGATCCGATCGCTCCGCCAATCACAAGAGAGGCAACGACCCAGAAGGCGGCGGTGAATAATGGAAGCGTGATGTAACCGGCAAATGCACTCGGTCCCTCGAGTCCGTTGAAACGAGGTTCCTCCCAATTCAAAAGGCGCGCGAGCCAATATGTGGGCAGGACCAGGGCGCGCGTCCATAGGGCATAAACGGCGACCAGTTTGATGAGCATCCAATACGGCCGCGGCTTTCCGGCGAATCCCACCTGGAGTCCGAAGTAAATCGGACCAAGCACGGTTATCAGAGCTACTGCGCTAAGCAAGTTGCTTACACGGATCGGAGCTCCCGCCCGTTCCACGATCACTCTCAAGACCACAACAATTGCCGCGGCCGCGCACGGCCACTTTAGAATGCCCTTCACTCAGAACGCCGTTTTGGCCGCATCGCCGAGGATCGTGTCCCGATAAACAGGCAGAGACCAGCCGGCCTTTTCCAGTTCGTCGAGATCCTTCCGGACGCGGCTCTCATAGGTCTTCCTGTTACCGTACAGTTTCTGCAACTGGTCCCTGGAGAAGACATTTTCGTAGCCGGCAAGGCCGCACATCTGAGCTGGAGCACCTTGTCCATGGGCGGCCACCCAGGCGCTGGGATTCGGGATCGGCGGATTCGCGGCTTCGTTGCGAACGGTGAACTTTGCGGCGGGCACGTCCACGTAGGGATTCCGGATGCCGCCTTTCGCGTTTCCGTTTTCGTCGACGGCGATGACAGAGCGGCCGTCGACGGTCTCGGTCATGATGCGCGGGGCTCGCGGCGGAACCTTCCCTTTATCCACCCAGTCGAGGAGCGCGCGGAGCGCAACAGACATATAGGCCTGTTCTGGAAACTGGCTGATCGGGTTGCGGCAGGGATCGGGCTTGAAGCGGACGCTATCGCGGCTGTCGACATGCGCCATCCCCGCGAATTCGTAGATCCGGAATTGATCGCCCGGTTTGTCGCCGTCCGGCCGCTTGCTGACGTTGCCGCCGAAGACTTCGGTCATGGTTGGAACCTCGATCAGAGGAACATCGACGGCGCGGACCGTGGCGCCCGTCGACATCGGTAGAAAGCCGTCGTAGATGCGCTCCATGTCAGGCGTTCGAAACACCATGTGCGCCGGCAAATAGGCGACCAGGATGGCTGCAGTGGCCGATGTTCCCAGAAGGACCATCTTCCTTATGGCGAGTCCCGCAAAGGGAGTGCCGGTTTTCTTCTGTTTGATGAGGGCGCCCGCTTGAGCCAGGATCTCGGAGACCTGATCCGGGTCGACTTTGAGGTCCTTGTAACGCTCCTTGTTTTGTGCGAGCGGCTCCGTCAGGTTGGTCACGACCTCGATGGCCATATTCCCGGACGTCATCGTGTAATCCGAAGTGAATTCGAACATGTGCGCGGCGCCGCTGGGATGCATGGCCTCGACCTGTACAAGCCCGCTGAATTTCCGGTTGTTGGACGGCTTGCGGACCATGATTCGAGTCTTGTACGGCTTTCCATTCGCGGAGCCGGAAATGAAGTATTCGCGCGCTTCGTATCCATAGCGCGCGAGACCGCGTCCCTGTGGCAGTGAAGGAGTCGAATCGTAGATCGGGCCGGGTCCTGTAATTTCGGCGGAAACCGCGGGAATGGAAACCGCTGTAGGTTTGTCCGGCAGATTGACGGGTGGTCCGCCACGCTGTCCGCGCTGGGCCGCGGCTGGTGATGAGACAAGTAAACTGACCCCAGCCGTGAACGCGATCAAGGCCGCGAAATGAGTGCGTTTCATGGTTCTCCTCAGAAAGTGGTTCCGCCGCTGAGCGTGCTGCCGGGAACGGAATCGCAGGTCTTGTCGGCTGCGGGCAATACCACCTTGTTGGTCTCCGGATTAAGCGGACATTTGGCAATGGCCCCGACCCGCGATCCGAAATTACTGCCGTCGCGCAGCGGATTCAGCTTGACGCTGAACACGGTGCCTACTCCGAACGTCTTAGCCGTGATCCCTTGCTGCGCAACAGCGGCGGCTCCGGCCATTTCCGCTCCCCATTCGATGGGCTTTCCGTCGGCGCTCTTCAATATTCCCTTGCGGTCGGGGGCGATCAGATAGAAGTGCAATTCCGCATGGTTGGCCTGTGCAACGAACTGCTTGACCACTCCCGTCAACACCACCGTCTTTGTCTGATCGTACATGGCGAAAGAATGGTGCGATAACGCGGGCCTGACAGCCAGGGACGTGCATAAGAGCGTACCGGCGGCAATCCATATGAGTTTGGTTTTCATGGTTCTTTCCTTTATATGGCTATTTGAAAATGTCGAGTATTTCCTTCGGAAGAGCGCTGTCCTCCGGTTTGTCCCAGTCTTTCTCGAAATATGTCTCCCAGTTTTCAGCCCAGGGCCGGCCGTAATAATCGACAAAACGCGGGTCGGAGGGCGCCAGCTGCGTCGGCTTGCCATTGACATCCTTGATGTTGCTCAGGCATTCGACGTAGGAAAACCGCCGATTCGGATCGTCCATCGTGGCTCGCCGCGCAAAGCGATAGGTGGCGTGGACCGGCGCCACGAAGGCGTCCGGATCGTAAAAGGTCGTCTCGTGATCCAGTCCGATAAATTTGCCGGCGGCGTCGTAAGCGGGTTTGAAGGTTTCGACGGTTTCCATCTTGTCGCTGATCTCGAACATCGCGTGCGACAGTTGCCAGCCCTGAATATTCGCCGTCCAGGTGACCAGTGTCGTTCCATCCCAGAACGCGATCGATTCGCCCCACCATTGCGGGACCTTCTGGACATGTTCTTTCTGGCCGATCAGGAATTGCCGCAGAAAGTTATCCGCGATACCGGAAACGGTCTGCATCATATACGGCGTCATTGTGAGCTGGAAATTCCCAGCCTGTGAGGGCTGCGCCCACCAGCGAATGAATCCTTCGGGATAGCAGAAGGAGGCGCTCCACTGCGGAGCGTTCGTGACGGCCTCATGATAGATCGTTTGAACCATGCGTTTCTGGTATTCCGGAGTGAGCAGGGAAAGTACTGTCGGAGCCTGGCTCACCCCCCAGATCCATTCGGAGCCATGATCGGCTTGTTGGTCGCGCGAATAATATCCATCCCAGTCCGGCACCGTTGCTCTGGTGTAAACCGTCGGGCCGCCTTTTGCCTTCGCAGCGGCGAGCAAAGCCTCGTAATGTTCCTGGGCGGTCTTGTAGGAATAGGGGCTGAGGATGCTCTCGCGTTTTAAGTCCGCATTGCAGTCGCCCCACCCGGCGGAAGTAGGCGGATTGGGTCCGACCACTCCGTTGGACCATGCCTCTTCGAGGTCGCGCGGGATATTGCACCGGTAGTAGCGCTTGTCCAGCCAGTGTTCCTTGTCCTTGTAAAAGTTCTTCGAGGTGAACAGGTCTATTGCCAAAGGCTCGACTCCCGGCGGCGGTCCTTTGATTTCCCGCGTACGTCTTTGTCCCCCGCCTCTTTGGCCCTGCCCACCTCCTTGTGCCGCTGCGCCTCTTTGGCCTGGTGCCTGCTGAGCGAACGCCGCTGTCGATAGAACCGCGAACAGAACGGCGAAGAATGTAGCTTTAGTTCTCATCTGACCCTCTTGTAATGAAACATCAGTTGGTGCAGCTTGTAGCAAGCGTTTCCAGCGAAGTCAAGTTCACTTCGACATACTTCGGATCGCGATACAGCAGACCTCTGACCTCGACCTTTTGGTTTTGCCGGGAATCGGCCTTTAAAGGCGGACTCACGCTGACTAATTCCAGGACCTGTGCGCCCAGAGGCTTTGCCCGCGCGGCCTCGAGAGCTGCAGGAGTTGAGTCCTCCTCTTTCGTTGCCACGGGGTCGCTCGCGTTTGTCAAAATCCATTTGCTGTTCCGGGCAAGCGTCAAACAACCAACCGCCTGCACCAGTGAAAAATTTGCCGGGCCTGAAGCATCGGCGTCTTTCTTCACTCGTATGTCTTCGAGCGAAGCGATATCCGTTTTGAGTTCGCCGTTGCCCTCGGGGAACCCGTTTTGCTGAAGAATGTATGAAAGGATGTCGATTTTCACTTCGTCCTTCACGTTGCCCGAATTGCCCTGCGGCATCGTATCGCGAATCTTGGTAAAAAGTCCGGTCAGGTTGTCCTTCTCCCAATGGGTCAGAAACTCGGGTCCTTTGATAGCGGGCCCTCTTTCGGATCCGGTAAGGGCGAGATTGTGACATCGGGAACAGTCCATATCGAAGGCGGCCTTGCCGCGCAAAGCCTGGGCGGAGGTGAAGACGCCGTCCGAAAGGGAAGACCGCTGCGCTGCCGCGGGAAGCCCAAAGGCCAGAATTATTAAAATCAGTGTCGATATCGCGCCGGGTTTGCACAAAAAACCGATTTTCGACACGGTGTGTGAGCGACCCCCGGCCGCTTCGCGGCTGTCCCCCTGTATCAAGGGGACAGTAAATCCCGCAGAATGAACACGACCACTCTCTTCCTGATATAGGGGGAGAGCCGACGGAGCCGGCAGGGGGGCGCTCACGAGGACTTTTTGCGCCAAGCCCGATTTCGACCGCACTGCTCCCCCTACCTGCCTGACGCCGCTGCCGGCGCCGGAATCCCGTTCTTCGCCATCAAATCGCGAAGCAGTTCCGCGGCTGCCGCGTTCCCACCGCCGCCTCCGCGGCCTCCCGCCCCGCCACCTCCTCGGCGGCCGCCGGCTCCGCCGCCCTGAGCGATAGCGAGGGGCGTTCGCCCCTGTTTGTCTTTCCGGTCGAGCCGGGCGCCTTGATCCGCGGCGTATTGAATGATCGCCGTGGAACCGCGTTGAGCGGCATTGTGCAGGACGGTCTGGCCGTTGCTGTTGAAGGCGTTCAGGTCGACGCCATGCTCGACGAGCAGTTTGATGGCGTCCAGAGAGTTCGCGACCATTGCCGTCGTTGTATGGTCCTTGAGGGTAAGCGTTGGATCCGCTCCGCCATCGAGCAGCAGCCGCAGGACCGGCAGATCATTGCCCTTTGCCGCCCGCATCAGAGGCGTCGCTCCTTCACCCAGTGAGGTGTCACCGACAAGATTGTTATGCCGGCCGATGATCGGCTTCCGAAGTCTGAGGTTCGGGTTCGCGCCATTTGCGAGCAGCACTTTTACCATGCCGGCGGCGTCGATTTCATCGTGCAGCTTCGGATCCGGCCGCGTCATCATTCCGGCGGGCGTCCGCATATCGACTGCAGCATACAGCGCCGTCATTCCGCTACTGTCGGCCACATTGGGATCCGCTCCTTTATTCAACAGCAGGGAGGCGAGATCATAATGAAGATTAATGACCGCCAGCTGGAGCGCGGTTGTTCCATCGGCATCGGCCGCATTGAGGTCCGCTTTCAAATCGGCCAGCGCCGCCGCCGCTTCGGCGGCATTTTGACGGGCTGCATACATCAGGGCGGTCCAGCCGCCGTGGGGCAATATAAATACCGCCATGCCATTGGTTTGATATTTGTATTCGGGGAAGCTCAAGACCTTGGAATGAACGTTCATGGCGGCGCCGGCTGCAACCAGCGCCTGGACCGCCGCCGCATGATTCTCGCCGGCGGCCCACATCAGCGCCGTCTCGTCCTGCCATGTTTCCTTTGCATTGACTTCGGCGCCGTGGGCAATCAGAGCGTTCACCACGCCGGCATTGCCTGTCCGCGCCGCCGTCATCAGAACCGTTTCACCTTCCGGCAGCGCGGAGTTGGCATCGGCCCCCGCTTTGAGCAGCGCTTCGACCAGCGCCGCATTCCCATTGGTAGCGGCAAGTGAAATGGGCGTGACGCCATAGCGGTTTGCGGCCTTGACCTTCGCGCCTGCGCGAATCAACGACAGCGCGGTTTCGACGTCATCGTTGCGCGCGGCCCAATGAAGAGCCGTCATGCCGTCCGGTTCCTGACCGTTGACGTCGGGATGCTGCTTCAGCAGCGTCCGGACCAGCATCGTATTGCCCGACTTCACCGCCTCGATCAGATTTGGGTTGTTCCCCGAACCGGCGAAAAGGGGAACGAGCACAAGAAGCACAAGAAGCACAACAGACACCAGAAAGTAATGCCTCTTCATATTTCGACACGGCCGGTGCTGATGCCGAACTTGTCGATACCGCAGTCGAACTTGTCGGCCAGCGAAACCAGAAGATTGGCGAACGGCGTTTCCTTTGCGGCCTGAATGTGACGATTACCTTTCAGCTGACCCGCGGCGCCGCCAACCAGAAGCGTTGGGATGTTCAGGCGCGAATGGGTATCGCTTTCGCTCATCCCGCTGCCGTACAGGATCAGCGAATGATCGAGCAGTGAGCCATCTCCGTCAGGCGTCGATTGCAGCCTTTCCACGAACTTTGCGAACAGGGTTACGTGATACGTGTTGAGCTTGACCAGATTTGCCAGTTTGTCCGGATTGTTTCCGTGATGAGACATCGCGTGATGAGGCTCGTTCACTCCAATGTTGGGATAAACCCGCTGGCTGGCATCGCGCGATTTCATAAACGTCACGACGCGCGTGATGTTGGCCTCGTAGGCGACGGCGGCCAGGTCGTACATCAGCATGGCGTGCTCTTCGAAGGATTCGGGGATGCCGATCGGAGCGTCCGGCACGGTCACCTTGGCAGTTGCCTGCTTCTCCGCCTTTTGAATGCGCTCCTCAATCTCGCGGACGTGATCGAGATACTCGCTGAGCCGGGCGCGGTCTTTCGGTCCGAGCTTTTTCTGAAGATCCGCAGCATCTTCACGGACGGAATCGAGAATACTGCGATCCTCCTGCATCCTTTCCATCCGTTGCGCCCGGGTGCCCGGACGGCCGAACAGGCGTTCGAATACAAGCCGCGGATCGATTTCCATTGGAAGCGGCGTGGTCGGCGTCTTCCATGAAATCGTGTTCATGTAGGCGCAGCTGTATGCGGTGTCGCAGCCGCCGATCCAACCCGTGAAATCTTCAGTCGCCAATTCGAGGGAAGGGAGCGGCGTGTCCTGACCGATCTGGCCGGCAATAACCTGATCGATCGTGGTGCCCGCCCGGACATTTTCCGCGATCGTCTTGAATGGAATCGACCCGCTCAACCAGGCGGCAACCGTCACGGCATGGCCATCCAGCGGATCGCAAAGCTCGGAGACCAGAGTCATCGAATTTCGAAACGGTTCAAGCGGCTTCAGTATCGGCGTGAATTCGAAATCCGTCCCGGCCTTTGCCGGCGTCCAAAATCCCGGCCGCTCGCCCAGCGGAACAAAGACGGCTCCAAAACGCTTGAGCGGATTTGCGGCGGTTCTCGCGGTTGCGGTGAGGGCCGGGACCATCGATTCCAGAAACGGCAGCGCGATGGCGGCTCCCGCTCCTCTTAGCACTGCCCGTCGAGAGATATGTTTTTTCGTGGCGAACATGGAATGGCCTCCTTGTTTCAGTCTCCAGCAACGATTCTTTTCTGAAATGGCGTACTCTTCACGATTCCCAAAATCAGCGAAGAGAAACGGTAGTTCTGACGCGCGGAATCCCGGACGATGGCCCGCACCGACGGCATGTCGGAATAAGCCAGACCGCGGCCGAGCGCAAAGATCATCAATTTTTCCGTAAGCGTTCCCACAAACAAATCCGGTTGCCTCAGTAATGCCTTGCGCAGGGAAACGACTCCATCGACTTTGCTGCCGTCGAGAAGCTGTCCGGAGGCATCGATCGGCGTTCCCATCGTCCTGACGGTGTCGCCATCACGGTTGCGCCACGCGCCGACCGCGTCGAAGTTTTCCAGCGACAGCCCGATGGGGTCCATCAGCTTATGGCAATTGGCGCAGACCGGATTGGACCGGTGTTCCTCCATGCGCTCGCGCATCGTGAGAACTTTGCCTTCGCGCTGCGGGTTCTCATTCAGCGGAGGAACATTGGCCGGTGGCGCCGGGGGCGGAGCGCCGAGAAGATTATCCAGAATCCATTTGCCGCGAACCACAGGCGATGTGCGGTCCGTGTGCGAGGTCACCATCAGCACGGCTCCCTTGCCCAGGAGTCCGAAACGTGCTTCGTCGGTCAGTGTGACACGACGGAAATTGCTGCCGTAAACGTTTGGAATCTGATAATGCTTCGCGAGCCGTTCGTTCAGAAACGTGTAGTTTGCCGTCATCAGATCCAGAACGTTGCGGTCCTCGTGCACGATGCTGTCGAAGAACAGCGAGGTCTCGCGCTCGAGCGCCTGCCGCAGGTTGTCGTCGAAATCCGGAAATTCTTCCGAAAGCGGCTGCATGTTTTTCAGGTTGCGCAGGTACAGCCACTGGGCCGCGAAGTTGGTGGTGAGCGACTCGGCTTTGGGGTCCGCCAGCATCCGCCGGACTTGTTGCTCCAGCCCGGCCGGGCTGTGCAGCCGACCCATCGTTGCGTCCTTCAGCAATTGATCGTCTGGAATGCTGCTCCAGAGAAAAAAAGACAGCCGCGACGCCAGTTCCAGATCGCTGATGCGGTAAACGGTCCCGGGCGCAGCATCCGCAGGATCGGTTTCGATGTGAAAAACGAATTTCGGACTCGCCAGAATCCTTTGCAGCGAAGTCTGGATCGCCTTTTCAAAAGTTCCCGTCCGGCGGGAGGCATCATAAAACCCCATGAGCCGGCGGATATCCGTTTCTGTCAGATCGCCGCGATACGCGCGCCTGGCCAGAGTCGACACGATCTTCCGCGCGCACGGCTGCTCGCCGGCCTGGCTCGTGGGTCTGCAGACAAAGATTTTGCGGCGGCTCGGTGTGTCTCCCGGCCCGGTGGCGTCGAATGGACCCGTAACAGTGAAGGTTTCGAAATGCGGAAGGCCGGAGGTGTCGCGCGTATCCGTCGAGCTGCGGATAAAAGGCTCCAGGCGCGTCGGGTTATACGCCGCGGTTCGCTCGACGAAGGCAGCCGTGATCACGTGTGGTCCCGCTTTCAAAGGAATACGAATCCGGCCGCGTTCGTCGATCTCATCGCCGAGTTTGGTCATGTTCACCAGATTCGCATT from Terriglobia bacterium harbors:
- a CDS encoding alpha/beta hydrolase domain-containing protein, giving the protein MKRTHFAALIAFTAGVSLLVSSPAAAQRGQRGGPPVNLPDKPTAVSIPAVSAEITGPGPIYDSTPSLPQGRGLARYGYEAREYFISGSANGKPYKTRIMVRKPSNNRKFSGLVQVEAMHPSGAAHMFEFTSDYTMTSGNMAIEVVTNLTEPLAQNKERYKDLKVDPDQVSEILAQAGALIKQKKTGTPFAGLAIRKMVLLGTSATAAILVAYLPAHMVFRTPDMERIYDGFLPMSTGATVRAVDVPLIEVPTMTEVFGGNVSKRPDGDKPGDQFRIYEFAGMAHVDSRDSVRFKPDPCRNPISQFPEQAYMSVALRALLDWVDKGKVPPRAPRIMTETVDGRSVIAVDENGNAKGGIRNPYVDVPAAKFTVRNEAANPPIPNPSAWVAAHGQGAPAQMCGLAGYENVFSRDQLQKLYGNRKTYESRVRKDLDELEKAGWSLPVYRDTILGDAAKTAF
- a CDS encoding MauE/DoxX family redox-associated membrane protein is translated as MSAGFIAVRLLLAAVFLFAGAAKIVNPAGLREVLPDFGLPSRFASPVAKFLPVLELLIAAALIPASTAWYGAWGSMILLTIFTIAAAIALWRGRKPDCGCFGQLHSAPIGSSTLIRNGVLAVCGAWVVSAGRGHAGPALWTWAASLEGNQRRAAILAACGALFCFFYVIDHAKPDSRAKESPEEADADEVETAAQPPAPEKAPAMGIGLPMETPAPEFALSSLNGEMKTLQSLQEEGKDILLIFSSPYCESCVAVAAELPAWIRQAENAPNVAIISRGAVKDNLAKFKGFDAARVLLQREFEVSEAYDCISTPTGVLIGADGLIRSGLAVGGAEIRHLLSVRGATSCNREQPSS
- a CDS encoding insulinase family protein: MTNRKYLPLIVLCLASLAVAAGFSAAPQADLNQPIPVDPTISIGHLSNGVTYYVRANKKPEKRAELRLVVKAGSVLEDDDQQGLAHFIEHMAFNGTSHFPKNDIISFIESLGMRFGADLNAYTSFDETVYMLQVPTDKPETMDKAIQVLEDWAHNVSFDPVEVEKERPVIMEEWRLRRGAGARIQDKLLPIVLKDSRYADRLPIGKTEIIQNAKVDMLKRFYKDWYRPELMAVVAVGDFDKGAVENLIKNHFNAIPASTSPKARPTFDVPDRKGSVYAILSDKELTSTSVEIENILPHRQEGTVGVYRQDIVDGLFTGMLDERFAEITQKPGAPFLAASVDRSPFVAKTKDEADLGARVKDDGIEKGLEAVLTEVDRVERFGFTQTELDREKTDVLRAYERMVIEDQNRESNDRADEYIRNFLTAEPLPGAEREQALHLQFVPQITLAEVNAIAKQWFTDTNRIVTVTAPEKTGVALPDEAKIAAVIKGAGGKDIKAYVDTVSTAALLDPLPSPGTVTKTMTLGALGITEWDLSNGVKVILKPTNFREDEILFRATRPGGTSLASDADFIPASTAVQLVSAGGVGPFNRVDLSKALTGKVASAGAFIGETTEGFSGNASRKDLETMFQLAYLRFMKPRADADAFTVQSNQARIALANQTAAPGYAFADTLNTILGGNHPRRQMPKATDVDKWNLDKSLAFYKERFADASGFTFVFVGSFDLATMKPLVERYIASLPSLNQTHAFKDVGVKLPAGVIEKRVEKGIEPKSQTAIVFTGPFDFDPAHRTAIRAMSQILQTRLLESIREELGGTYSISASASTDKYPRTEYELAIQFGSDPQRTDELVKQVFTEIDKLKTQGPTAKQVADEKEALLREFETNSKENGYLLSQLVGKIQYGEDIAGVWNAPELYKSLDAATIQDAAKKYLNTGDFVRVSLFPEQK
- a CDS encoding cytochrome c; this encodes MSKIGFLCKPGAISTLILIILAFGLPAAAQRSSLSDGVFTSAQALRGKAAFDMDCSRCHNLALTGSERGPAIKGPEFLTHWEKDNLTGLFTKIRDTMPQGNSGNVKDEVKIDILSYILQQNGFPEGNGELKTDIASLEDIRVKKDADASGPANFSLVQAVGCLTLARNSKWILTNASDPVATKEEDSTPAALEAARAKPLGAQVLELVSVSPPLKADSRQNQKVEVRGLLYRDPKYVEVNLTSLETLATSCTN
- a CDS encoding DUF6152 family protein, which translates into the protein MKTKLIWIAAGTLLCTSLAVRPALSHHSFAMYDQTKTVVLTGVVKQFVAQANHAELHFYLIAPDRKGILKSADGKPIEWGAEMAGAAAVAQQGITAKTFGVGTVFSVKLNPLRDGSNFGSRVGAIAKCPLNPETNKVVLPAADKTCDSVPGSTLSGGTTF
- a CDS encoding DinB family protein, yielding MYSTHEKTEVLGKIDQAYSALNEAVAGFSEAQANFKPASGGWSVAGVVEHLARVQERVIGRIDQLLVSPADMAGSPAGKIEDETLRGKLVDRSRKAQAPEPTHPTGTSMRDSLERLVAGPGQIAKILETAPADFRQRSVAHPFFGPLDCHQWLILLGSHCSRHTQQIVEVKSSADFPRG